In Deltaproteobacteria bacterium, the genomic stretch CAATAACCCCACCAACAGCTGCTTCTGCTTCTACTTCACCTTCACCTACACCAACGCCAGCAATTGCTCCTCCTTCAACTAATGCAGCCTCAAAAGATCAAAACAAGGAGCAAACGATTAATGCATCAAATGGAAAAAAAGAAATACGCTATAAAACTTTACAACGTGATATTTTAAAAAATAGATATGACATTAGAATTTTAGAAGATGAAACTAATGGATCATTTGCAATATATAGACCGGTAGACACAGAAGGAAAAACTTGTGAGGGTTGTGAGAAAACTTATAGCACTATACCACTTGACTCACAAACTAAAGGCAATATTGATGCTATCGTTAATAGTATTGAACAAGATCTAATCACGCGAAAAAAAATTGAATCCACCAAAACAACAACAAATGAAGAACCGCTTAAGAAAAAAGCTGCTGATGGTGCTGACGATGTTGTTGAAGAAGACACAAGTGCTAGTGATAGACTTTTAGAATCTATTAATACAGCTTGTGATAAAAGCGATAAAGAAGCTGCAAGGCAAATAGAATGTAAAGTAAACAAGTACATTGCCTTGCTGAATCGACGCTTAGATAAATCCAAGGACAAAAATAAAGTTGTCATTGATGACGATAAGGCCCTCGATTTTTTTAATGATAACATCAAAGAAGGGCTAAAGGATATGCTAACTCATAAATTTGTAATGCCCATGGTTTATAACAATGATGTCTATGATAGATATTCTATGAATATGGAATTTAACGAGGAAAAAGTTGCCGCCAAAAAAGAACAAGAGAAAGCAATCAGCTTGATTAAAAAACTGATGAAGGAATTAGGTTCTAAGTACAAAAATGTCAGAAAAGAAATTGCGGAGCTACATAAAGATGCAACAAGGGAACAAGCAAAAGACGCTCTGTTAAATTATACACAATTAAAACTTGCTGAAAAAAATAAGGACAAATTAGGCATAGCTTCAAACTATGGAAGCTTTGCAATGAACGATGAGTTCTTAAGATCCTTAGACCAGAATCTTTTTTCCGATCTAAGTTCGGGAATTAATGACTCTCGACGATTGAAATTACTTGATAATGGCTCCTATGACGAGATCATGAGACTATTAAATAATTCTCACTCTGGACTTTGTCTTTCCTACTCAAGAGCCATTGGACAAAATTCTGATAGTTGCGGATCCCTACAAGGTGCCAGTCTTTCAGATTTTTCAGTATCCGACATCGTTGAGGCTCTTACCAATAGTAAGAGAAATCAACGCGGCAACGTTAGCGGATCCCCTGCTGCCATACAGTCAGCCCCTGTTAGCAACGGTCGAGGTTCACCCCGAGGTCAGTGATTACTCTAGGGGGTAATCACTATACCCCTTTTCACCTGGAGTATAAAAAGTGTTATGATCTGCAGGTGTAAGTGGTAAATGTTTTTTCATTTTGGTCACAAGTTTGGGATTCGAAATGAACGGTCTTCCGAAGGCAAATAGGTCACCTTTTTTTTCAGATAAATCGTGTTCAGCTTTTTTAACGTCATATCCACCAGACAGAATCACAACTCCATTAAAGTTTTTTCTAATTTTAATTTTTACACTCGGCCTGACTTCAGGTGCACCCATTGAGGAATGATCGACAATGTGAACATAAAGAATTCCAATTTTTTGTAAATCGATGGCTAATTTTTCATAAAGATCTTCCATATGAGAATCTGCCACCATACCATTAAACACGCCATAGGGAGACATTCTAAAGCCCACTTTTCCTGGGCCAATTTTCTTACTGACAGCTTGAGTGACCTCTACCGCAAAGCGAAGTCTGTTTTCAATGCTGCCTCCCCATCGATCTTGACGGTGATTGCTAGCGGTATTTAAAAACTGATCTACCAAGTATCCATTTGCTCCATGAATCTCGACCCCATCAAAACCCGCTTGCATCGCGAGATCTGCGGAATGAGCGTACTCTTCAATAATGCTCAGTATTTCATTTTCGGTCATTTCTTCAGGAACAGGAAAATCCTGTAAACCATTTTGATCGGTCCAAATTTTTTCCCCTCTAATGGCATTAGGTGAAGGTGCAATTATTTCTAAGCCCGACATCATGTTGTCGGGATGAGCGGCTCGTCCACAATGCATCAATTGGACAAAAATTTTGGAGCCAGCATGATGAACTGCTTCAGTGACTTTCTTCCATGCTTTGGCTTGCTCGCTGGTAAATAATCCCGGAATTCGCGCGTAGCCTAGACCATTATCCGATGGAGAAGTTCCTTCGGTAATTATTAATCCCGCTTCTGCTCTTTGTGCATAATAAGTCGCAACCATATCGCTAGGAATATTGTCGACACAGCGATTCCGAGTCATTGGTGCCATCACGATATGATTATTTAATAACATATTTCCTAGTTTGAAATTTGAAAATAAATGGTTCGACATGAAAATCTCCTTGTATTTTTAGATTTGAAGTTATTAGAACTGAATGGCAATCTTTGAAGTTAAACCGTAAGTGAAACTACTATCAGCTCCAGGAATTGAATTTGGTTTAAACGCACTTCCGGGAAATAAAAATCCCATCTGATTCACCCACTGGACTTTTTCCCTGGCCTTATAAACAAACTCAAGATCCCACTCAAAACCAAGATCTTTAGAGGCTCCATTATTTGCTAAAGGACTTGTCACTAATTGGGCCCAAGTAAGGTACTGATTAAAATCAAGTTTTTCATTCCATCGGTATTTCAACACCGGTGACACGTAAAATGCGTTTGAGATGGCTTCATCATCTAAAGTATTTCCTGCATGAAGTCCGCTAGCAACCGTCACATTTTTATTGGCTCCCGTTCTGAGGACATCATACAAACCCAGACGATGATTAAAGAGCAGAAAGGCAACATCATAATTTTTATCAAAGAAAAAGCCTTCGAAATCATTAGTTTCTGGATTATCACCGCTAGCGATACCTGCCTTTAACAAGTAACTCCAATTTGAACCTGTCTTAAAATTCCACTCCGAAGCAATTCCATAGCCATTCACTTTGACACTTTGGCCACCTTTTAAAGCACCAATTTCTCCTGATAAAAATCCTGCTTCTAAGCGAAACCCAAAGGAATCCCAATCTCTTCCTAAAATAAAATTAGTTCTTTGAACATTGAGATCACCACTTCTGGAATCTCCAACGGCACCTGGATTCACGGACAAGTCTACAGGAACATCATTGGCTGTAACAGACGCTTTTCTTCTTTCTAACATGACACCAATTAAACTTCCTGAATCCTTATTTTCATATTGAACTAAAAAACCTTCATCTTGGGTCATGCTGCCTTGCTGGTACCCGTCCTCAGAATGACGAGCAAAGAAAGGCATCAGAGTTAAATTATTTATCAGAAATTTATAGGCAATTTGATCACGATTATTATTCCAATGATCAAACAAGCCATCCCCCAAAGAGTAATTCATTCCAATTCCAAAATAAAATGGAGCTCTTCCAATAATAAAAGAAGCATTCTCCTGTGAAATGTTTAAATATAATTGACTTACCTTTACTGGCATACTGTCTGCCGAGTGCCCAAAAGCACTTGACTTTGATGGGCTTGAAGTTTTGTCTTCACTTCTTCCCCATTGCGACCCCAAATAAGAATTATAATTGCTGTCAACATTTGAAAAAATTTCGAATCTAGAAACAATTTTAATACCGTCCGAAGCTTCAATTCTTGGTGCCAAATACAGGTAATTTAAACCATATGATTTTTTTAAAGAAGGATTTGTAAGGCTAGGTTTAT encodes the following:
- a CDS encoding alkene reductase, with protein sequence MSNHLFSNFKLGNMLLNNHIVMAPMTRNRCVDNIPSDMVATYYAQRAEAGLIITEGTSPSDNGLGYARIPGLFTSEQAKAWKKVTEAVHHAGSKIFVQLMHCGRAAHPDNMMSGLEIIAPSPNAIRGEKIWTDQNGLQDFPVPEEMTENEILSIIEEYAHSADLAMQAGFDGVEIHGANGYLVDQFLNTASNHRQDRWGGSIENRLRFAVEVTQAVSKKIGPGKVGFRMSPYGVFNGMVADSHMEDLYEKLAIDLQKIGILYVHIVDHSSMGAPEVRPSVKIKIRKNFNGVVILSGGYDVKKAEHDLSEKKGDLFAFGRPFISNPKLVTKMKKHLPLTPADHNTFYTPGEKGYSDYPLE